Genomic segment of Peromyscus leucopus breed LL Stock chromosome 23, UCI_PerLeu_2.1, whole genome shotgun sequence:
gTAGACCttgccagcctggaactcactatataaaccagggtagtctcaaactcacaagagatctgcctattCTTGCCTCTTAAGcattgggattaaaagtatacatcaccggggctggagagatggctcagaggttaagaacactggctgctcttccagaggtcctgagttcaattcccagcaaccacatggtggctcacaaccatctacaatgagatctggtgccctcttctgacctgcaggctgaacactcactgtatacatgacaaataaataaatataatctttaaaaaaaaagtatgcatcaccacacccagtcttattatattaattttaattttagtttgagaCAAGATCCTGCTAAGTTATCTCTACTGCCTTCCTGTTTACTCTGTTagcccaggaaggccttgaactagagatcctcctgcctcagcctcaagaCTAACTGGAATTGAAGGGTTATACCTCCATGCCTGACAcggaaacacttttaaaattagaagCTGGGCTGTAGCTGTAGATGACTTACCTTGTATTTATGAGACCCTAGATCCATGCCTAGTATCACAAGGTGCTGTTTCTCCAAAGAGAGATGGCTAAGATCTGTTAGGAACAAGATGTCTTTAACATGTGAATTTTAAGCGTGTGGGTTATGTGACAGGTTTGTGGGTTCCTGTGGCTTCACCCCAGATGTGAAGGTCTGGGAGGTCTGCTTCGGGAAGAAAGGGGAATTCCAGGAGGTGTTGCGAGCCTTTGAGCTGAAGGGCCACTCTGCCTCTGTCCACTCTTTCGCTTTCTCCAATGACTCTCGGAGGTGAGTACATCCgtgcattttctttcctttgctcttttgGTTGTTTGGTCTTACTTGGTACAgctagccaaggctggccttgaaggccccatccacctgcctctctcttaAGTACTGAGATATGGGTGTGGACTTACCTGGCAATTTTTTATTCTgtcctgtttgtgttttttgacacagggtctcacctggtagcccagactggccttgaactcacattgatcctcctgccttgcctcagcccccagtgctgagattataggtgtgaaccagCAAGCTGGGCTGAGCAGTGGGCCCAGCTGGGCTGCAGGTCTGGGCGCAGGTCTGAGAAGGGTGGCGGACTTGATTCCCAGCAGGCTGTTGACTTGGCTTCTAGCTGCAGTCCCTTGGGCTGCTCCAGTGCCTTTCCAAGCCGGGGTTGTTGAGGCTCTGGCTGTGATTTCCCACATTACAGGATGGCCTCTGTCTCCAAGGATGGCACATGGAAGCTGTGGGACACAGATGTGGAATACAAGAAGCAGCAGGACCCCTACTTGCTAAGGACAGGCCGCTTTGAAGAGGCAAGCACCATGCCTTGCCGCCTGGCGCTCTCCCCTGACACCCATGTCCTGGCCTTGGCCACTGGCACCAGTATTCATCTCTTCAACACGAGGCgtggggagaaggaggagtgCTTCGAGTCTGTCCACGGGGAGTGCATTACTGACTTGACTTTTGACATCACTGGTCGCTTCTTGGCCTCCTGTGGGGACCGTGCTGTGCGGCTTTTCCACAATACCCCAGGCCACCGGGCTGTGGTGGAGGAGATGCAGGGCCTCCTGAAGCGGGCCTCCAGTGAGAGCACCCGCCAGAGGCTGCAGCAACAGCTGGTCCAGGCCCAGGAGGTCCTGAAGAGCCTGGGGGCCCTGAAGAAGTGACTGGCCCTGGATGGCTCTGCCTGCCCCAGTGGTTGCCACTCTTTCCCAGGTGCCCCTGGGGTAGAGACCTGGAGGAACCTCCCAATTCCCTTCCTGGTGGCCCCTGCTTTTTCCCATTGAAACTATTCTTGCATacttagatctctctctctctctcttcttgtttgACTCCTCCCAGACTGAAAGGTGCTGTTTTCTCACAGGCCCAAGGGTGGATTCTGTCTTCACCCAGCACTAAGAAGAGgggtagagagaagagagacagagagagcaaagtcTTTGACTGTGTGGCAAAAGACCCTGACACCCAAAGAAGTTTGTGAGTGTCAGGTCAAACCTGAGGGACACCAGAGAACAAGGTGGCTGTTGTATAAGGGTGCAGAATGTGTTTTATAATGCTGCAAGGTGAGTCTCCACCTGGACCAGGCTCCTGTTACCAGCAGGAAATAATTAAGGACTGGTCTTTGTTGGCACTAGTCTATAATCGCAGCACTCTACAGGCAAAGGcgggaggatcaggggttcaagtccagcttggactacttagtgaattccaggacctCCTGGGCTCCATATGGAGAGAGACCTTGACTAGAGATTTTTTtgctctggatttcttcagttttcttatttgtaaaatgggGAACGATGCTCTCTGTGGCCTTCTTGAAAAGATGTTGTGAAGCTAAGAGCATTCTAAAGTTCCCATGCATGGAGCACAACAGTGCTGTCCAGTGTCATTAACTCTCAGATAAACTTTGGTCTGCAACCAGATAAGAAAGAATCACAACcctcaggaaggctgaggctCCTGGGGCTTGGCTTGCTCATTATCTTGgttgaatgtggtggtttggTTCCCGTGCCTTGAGAAGTAATGCTATCTTAACATGGCACTCCTCTCTGTGGGAGACCTCGTGGACTTAACACATCAGTGCCTGTTACATGGGACTAGCTAGTGATGCTAGCTAACACATACAAACAAGACTGGATCTGCTGCCAAAGATCCACGTGGTGGGAAGGACCTGGAGGCTGGTGTCTGTGAAGTGCTTTTGGTTCATTCACAGCTGCAGAGGCTGGTGTTGACATGGGGAGGAAGTGGCATACACCCAGAGAGAGATTTGGCTCTCAGACATGTAAACTGTAAGACTGCTTGGATCCAAGGGATAAGGAAGGTGTCAGGTCAGGAATCTAGGAGGGCTTGAATCTAGCATAAAGTACCCATCTCAGTTAGTTTTGATCTCTCGCTTAAAAGGAGGGCCTCTTGCAGCCGTCCTCAACGCATCAGAATGTTCGAATAAGGCATGACCCTGAAGTTGACCTTGATGGCTCCCTTGTCGGCACCCTCTCCTTCCATCACCACTGCTGCATCCAGACGGCCTGCAGCAGCTGCTGTCTCCGTCTCTTCTGTTACCATCCTCGTCTTCTACCTCCTGTATGTCAGGGTTTTGTTTCCAGCCACAGTATTTCACGTCACTTTCCTACATAGTTTAGCCAgcttttgaaaaacataaaacagatcagaccatgccattcccagttaaaAACCCTTCAAAGGCTTCCCTCTATTCCTGGACTAAAACCCTGAGCTCGCTCTGGCCTGCATAGTGTACTGAAGTTTTGCCCTTCCTGTGGTCTTTCTTTGCGATGGTCCAGCCCACCccattcttcctgtttctttgctAACCCAAGCAGTTGACAGGCTCCAGGTATGGGCTGTCCCTCTTGTGTGCTGCAagcatttttcctttctgttggcAGACTTGTCGGTGTGTTCCGTCCTTGTGACTTTGACTCCAGGCAGTTGCCTCCTCAAACACTCCATCCGAAGTAGCCCTTTCCACCAATCCTGTCCTATTGGTTACAttggtgcttttctttcttttgtatgacTTGGTGCTTTCTGAAACCATCTTGTTTGGCTATGTATTTGCTCCAGTGCCAGTCGAGTGTGTAGCAAAAGTGGGACTTGGGCGGGTCACCTGATGGTGAGATGGGAAGAAATGGTAGAGACTGCAGTGGGCTGCTGGGCATGTGTCATGGATGCATCATGGTTGGTAGCTGCTACATATTGTTTAAGAATTCCCCAAAGTTGCCAGTTTCAGAGATGTTAGATGTTGGCATCTTACTTTGAAACGAGGCACCACTGTGAACTGGACCAAACACTGATGTAGGACTATGTGGCTCATCAGTCTCGTTGGCACTTAAGGATTGTtccttgcttttcattttgcagtcctggggatggaacccagagctttctGCGGGGTAGACAATtgctctgctgctgagccatGCCCCATGCCTCACTAGGAGATGCTAGACAATGACTCTCCTGCTcagccccagctccagccctCACTATTAGATGCTAGACAATGGCTCCTGTTCAGCCACAGTCCTAGCCCTCACTAGGAAATGCTAGACAATGACCCTCCCGCTCAGCCAcagccccagccctcactgggagattctaggcaaaGGCTCTCCTgctcagccacagccacagcccctcactgggggattctaggcaaagGTTCTCCCGATCAGCCAcagcctcagcccctcactgggagattctaggcaaaggctctcctgctcagcctcagtccctcactgggagattctaggcaaaggctctcctgctcagcctcagtccctcactgggagattctaggcaaaggctctcctgctcagcctcagtccctcactgggagattctaggcaaaGGCTCTCCTgctcagccccagccccagccctcactgggcaAATAAATGCTCCGCACTGGGCCTCCAGTACTAGTGTGTGAATTGCTGAAGAATGCATTGGAACATGAGCTTCACAAAGGCAGAATTCTTGTTGCCTTGTTCTGGGTCCCAAGTCAAATAGCTGGGACAGAGTAAGCTCTCAATAAATAGAACTCAGACTAGAAGTAATTGacaaaaaaattgaatttcttttgtttttctgcacTCGGCTCTCCACTGTGGATTCAGGTTTCTGATGAGATCAGCCATATTGAGGGCAGTATGGCCACATAGAGATTTGGGTTTCTGGATACACAGCTCTGCCttatgctgtgtgtgcatgtggggtctGGGGCCCGTCTACTTTGGTTGTCAGAAGCAGCTGGAAAGGCTTTCACTTGCTTTTGAATGTGGGCTTTGAGAAGTAACTGGTGTCATGGCTGCAGAGGGAAGGTAGGGAACCCAAGAATGCTGAGCCACTGAAGTCAGAAGTCTGTTCTGGAATCAGCCAAGTCACTGACCTGTGGCCCGGAGTGGGGTGATCACCTAGGCTGTCTTGAGTTTgtctccttatctgtaaaatgggaataaatgcTGTCCTGTCTACCTTGCTGTGttgattctttgtgtgtgtgtgtgtgtatgagtgtgcatgtgtgtattacaCAGGGGATTAGACATGTAGTCTTGCCCCACCCccaattttttgtgtgtttgagacagggtctcactttgtaaccttggctggcctggaattcatagaaatccacctgcctctgcttcctgagtaccgGGATccaaggcatgtgctaccacacagctcttttacctttcttttgaGCTAGTATCTCACTAAATACTTTGCCTTTGAACTTGAGATAGTTGAGCTTGGCCCTCTTGAGTAGCAGAGCTGCATCTTCATGCCTGGTAGCTGCTATTTCCTACTAGTGAGAGCCTTACAAAAGGTCATTGCATAGCCTGCCCAGGGTTAGAACAGTGCTGTTCTTGCCCTAGGAAAAGTGTCTGGCTATTAGTAGAGACTGCCAGGCTTTTAGGGTCCTCAAGGGTGGAGGCAGCACTGATACATACCGATTTTACACAGCGTGTGATGGCGCATGCTTGTAACCCAGTACTTGGCAGGTTGAAGTTGAAGAATCATGAGTCTGTCCTGTGCTACATAGACTCTAAAACACAAAATTTAATACTACTACTGAAGGTTTttaatttctcaaaacaaaaaggtgTAGGAGAGCTGCACATGGTGGTACTTACCTTATAACCccatcactcaggaagctgaggcaggaggacaacaAGTTtaggaccagagagatggttcagtggataaatgatcttgctacacaagcctgtatcctgagttcaatcccaggttCCACATGAAGGTGGAGAGAGCAGTGACTCCCTATTCTACTGCATGCATATAcactataaatttttaaaaacttaaaaggcaaaaaaaaaaaaaaaaaaggctggagagatggctcagtggttaagaacactgggtgctcttctagagggcctaggttcagttcccaacacccacaattgtgatatgttgtgtacccttaaacttgcctgaggattagaggacagagtcagccactagattagacatagaggtcaggcagtggtggtacacaactttaatcccagtgctgggaagcacacgcctttaatcccaggaagtgatgtctgggcagagaaaggtatataaggtgtgaggaaacaggaactcactctctttaggctgaggattttgtagcgataagctagtggctggctgttctgcttctctgatcttttcagCTTTCATCACGATATCTGACtatgggttttttattaaaagaccatcacAGATTTGAACAGCAcacaatggtggctcacaactgtagctccagtcccaggggagctGATGTCCTTCTGGCTACCACAGGCTTGcattcaggtaaaacacccatacacaaaaatgattatttatgtatatgagtcgtctgtctgcatgtatgactatATGCTAGAAGAGGTTATCAGattccactatagatggttgtgaactaccatgtgggtgctgggaactgaactcaggtcctctgaaagagcagcaagggctctcaacttctgagccatctctccagccccccctttttttttttttttattaaaagaaaaaaaaaaagactggctgGAGActtggctcagtagctaagaggaTTTGTTGCTCTTTAGTGAACCTagtggattcccagcaccctcttctgacctaggCTGACAtcaggcactcacatggtgcatgtacatacatgtagacaaaacacataaaataataaaataatttttaaagacaggaaagagaaataacaaTGTATAACCTGTTTTCACCAATCACTTAAAATTGAAGAAAACTTGGAAAAGTACATAGAAAGGCCTGTTGATTCTTGATGATATGTCCAGGTAAGGAAAGTATTCATGTAAAAAATTATTCTAGCCattgtggtagtgcatgcctataatcctagcacttgggaggcagaagcaggagaatcatttCAAGACTTGTGTGGTGGTTATATAGCCAGGTCCAAGTCATCCATGGCTTTtatccaaaaaaaataaaacaaaaaaaagccaagcatggtggtgcttacccttaatcccaggacttgggagaggtagaggcagatggatctctgtgagttcaacagcagtctggtctacagagtgagtttaaggccagctggaGCTATTCAGcgacaccctgtctcaagaaaaacaaaaatggctaATGATAGATGACTTCGTGGGTAAAAGTGCCTgctgttgccaggcggtggtggcgcacgcctttagtcccagcactcgggaggcagaggcaggcggatctctgtgagttcgaggccagcctgggctacagagccagatccaggaaaggcgcaaagctacacagagaaaccctgtctcgaaaaaccaaaaaaaaaaaaaaaaaaaaaaaaaaaaaaaagaaagaaagaaaaagtgcctgctgccatgcctgacagCCTCACTTGGATTCTGTCCccactgactcctgcaggttatcctttgacttccacttgtgctgtgctgtgtgtacatatacacaacaatTGTTCAGTTTTTCGAgacggtttttctgtgtagcttttggagcctatcctagaactcactttgtagaccaggctggctttgaactcagagattcacctgcctctgcctcccgagtgctgggattaaaggtgtgtgccaccactgcctggcacaaccattttttttagtgcttaaaaaaaggaagaaaaaaaaaaaaaaaaagaagctgggctTGGTagcgcattcctttaatcccagcacttgggaggcagcagcaagtggatttctgtgagtccgaggccagcctggtctacaaagcgagttccaggacagccagtactacacagagaaaccctgtctccaaaagccaaaacaacaacaaacaaacctagaggtggtgatgcatgcttacCATCCCAGACACAGGAGAATCCGGGGCCTCGTGGCCAGCCAGTGTCGCccagtcagcaagctccaggccaacgaGAGACCCCTGACACCAGAAATATCTGGCCTTCacacccagacagacagacacacacgggTATGTACACACAGTTACActcaaaatgttttgttttaaagattgttGGTGCACACAGGCAGCCTCAGCGCTGAAGTAACTGAGGTAGGTCACTTGAGTCCACAAGTTCAAGAGAAGCCTGATGAACACAAACCCCATCTCTTACCTTTAGGGACAACAGACATAAAGTCTCTGTTTATGATTGGGGAGCAACTTTCTTTGTGCTGGATCAACCCAACATTGTCTCCATTTGTCCCAGTATCTAGAAACTTCATCTGGAGACTCAGGTCCTCCATAAGTTACGGAAACAGGTCTTCCTTAGCTTGCTTTTGGGGCATACCTTTTGGGACTGAGGTTCATGGAACAGAACTGGTATAATCTGCAGCTGCAATGATCACAAACATGCCTGTCTTCTGATGTTGGGCCTATCCTCAAAGTCTTCCTCTGCCCTTCATGTTACACAGGCTGTTTGGGGGCAGTTTAGGCTTGGAAAGTAAGTATGGTTTCTACTTGCCTTTTGGTATACAAGTTGCTGCTGCGTGCAGTTCTTGTGGTTTTATTTAAGCACAAATAAATCATGCATGTGAGTGAGCCATCTGTCCATTTTCTTCACAGTCTGGCCTGGGCGTTGGTGACTCTGATGGTGCTCTTTCCAAGATGGCTTGCAGTTCTTGGAAGTGCAAACATGTACAtgtacgcatgcacacatacacacacacacacacacacacacacacacacacacacacacacgctcctgtGTGCTCCTGAAGGGCTAATGCAAGTGCACCACGTAAGAATGGCCagtatagccaggtggtggtggcgcactcgggaggcagaggcaggcagacttctgtgagttaaaggccagcctgagctacagagggagatccaggacaatcagggctgttacacaggaaaaccctgtcaggaaacaacaacaaaataatgttaaagAATGGCCAATATGAGGGCAcgctgaaaggaagaaaagatgggcAGGTGAGACGGCTCCGTGGATAAAAGGCACTCGCCTTTTTCTTATTGGAAGCACTCAACAAGAGTGACTGTACACCAGGAGCAGGAACTGCTCCTTGATGCTGTGGACCTGGAAGCCACCGGGCAGCGTGTGCTTGGTTTTCTTGCTCCCATAACCAGTGTTGGACATCTTGGATGACTTTGTTTTACCAGATGCCAGAGGGCAGCCGTGATGCTTGGAAAGAAATGGCAGCCACCTCActgacatctgggaagaggaagaaagcaatatctgctttttaaatttttgggttacttgttttggttttctgagacagtgtttctctgtgtagccctggctgtatgggaacttgctctgtagaccaggctggcctccaactcggagatctgtctgcctcttcaagtgctggaattaaaggcttgtgctgacactgggtttttgtgttttaagacagtatttcactatgtagccctggctggccttaaactcggagatctctctcctctgtcttctaagtgctgagattaaaggcatctcAAAATTTGTAGTTTTACGGCagggccttgctgtgtagccctgacagCCTTggactgcctcagtttcccaagtgctagcgAGTCACCATGCCCACCTAATTTTTCACATCTATTTGTATTTAGTGAAATACCACTTCCAAACttacatagcctaggctggcccagaacttctGGCAATCTGGCACAttcagcttcctgagagctgagattaccGGCATGAGACACCACACCCAACACATCCAGTCTTTTAAACTATAGAACACAGATAAAAATAGTGGTACCGTGTAACAGTGACCTGTCATATTccagagagtgtgtatgtgtggaggggcACACATGTGCTAGAGCATGGATGTGGCAGtcagaacaactttcaggagtaggttctctccttctactgtggaCTCCAGCAGGTATCAAACTTAGGACCTTAGATGtacacagcaagtgcctttatccactgagccatctcaccagcccagtcTTGCCTTCTTCCTTTCAGCATGCATGTCCTCATGGTCGCTGTTCTTACGCGGTGCGCTTGCATTAGCCCTTCAGGAGCACACAGTAGATAC
This window contains:
- the Tbl2 gene encoding transducin beta-like protein 2 isoform X2 — protein: MAKREDGGFTFTATPEDFPKKHKAPIVNIGIADTGKFIMTASSDTTILIWNLKRQVLATINTNQMNNTYAVISPCSRFVGSCGFTPDVKVWEVCFGKKGEFQEVLRAFELKGHSASVHSFAFSNDSRRMASVSKDGTWKLWDTDVEYKKQQDPYLLRTGRFEEASTMPCRLALSPDTHVLALATGTSIHLFNTRRGEKEECFESVHGECITDLTFDITGRFLASCGDRAVRLFHNTPGHRAVVEEMQGLLKRASSESTRQRLQQQLVQAQEVLKSLGALKK